The Salvia miltiorrhiza cultivar Shanhuang (shh) chromosome 1, IMPLAD_Smil_shh, whole genome shotgun sequence genome has a window encoding:
- the LOC131025848 gene encoding uncharacterized protein LOC131025848 isoform X1, producing MAASNAGGVTGTTTVESSGVSSDELAAKVAHKRFEGLVMVRTKAIKGKGAWYWAHLEPILVHNSDTGLPKAVKLRCSLCDAVFSASNPSRTASEHLKRGTCPNFASTPKPISSVPSSPSLSVATASVSPPPQNHRKRSSGTRAAANSSGIASPFSAQHVPPLTIVDPSKFTVDLSYPPGGAPIASPSPSPGVGIAIASGSQQQLVLSGGREDLGALAMLEDSVKRLKSPKSWAGPTLNKAQAESALDLLADWVYDCCGSVALSSLDHPKFKAFLNQVGLPAVSRRDLTGSRLDAKYNDAKAESEAKIRDAMFFQIAAYGWKSKEADDSLVHLAVNLPNGTNVFRKAVFTTNPDHAEEILWDTIVDICGSAVHQCVGIVSDKRLTNLEDQHRWMVNITCQYQGFNALIKDFGRDLPLFRNAADNCLKLASFINNNSQIRHTFHKYQLQEYGHAALLRVPLRGHETSDFALIEDLLSSAGALQLVFSDESYKMALMDEPAAREMEEMRRNPHFWNELEAVHSLLKLIRSMAQEIEAEKPRIGQCLPLWEELRVKVKEWCSKFHVAQAPMVEKIVEKRFKKNYHPSWAAAFILDPLYLIRDATGKYLPPFKCLTSEQEKDVDKLITRLVSREEAHIALMELMKWRTQGLDPVYAQAVQLKQRDPSSGKMRIANPQSSRLVWETYLSEFKSLGKVAVRLIFLHATSCGFRRSWPAIRWARPHHPQSRDRLQKMIFIAAHSKTERRDFSSSNDDDKDGEELFALENGEDDVLNEVFVDTSSVSI from the exons ATGGCGGCGAGCAACGCCGGCGGCGTGACGGGCACGACGACGGTGGAGTCGAGCGGGGTGTCCTCGGACGAGCTCGCGGCGAAGGTGGCCCACAAGAGGTTCGAAGGGCTGGTGATGGTACGGACGAAGGCGATTAAGGGGAAAGGCGCGTGGTACTGGGCCCACCTGGAGCCGATTCTCGTCCACAACTCCGACACCGGCCTCCCCAAGGCCGTCAAGCTCCGCTGCTCCCTCTGCGACGCCGTCTTCTCCGCCTCCAACCCTTCCCGCACCGCCTCCGAGCACCTCAAGCGCGGCACCTGCCCCAATTTCGCCTCCACCCCCAAGCCCATCTCGTCCGTGCCCTCCTCCCCGTCCCTCTCGGTCGCCACCGCCAGCGTCTCCCCGCCGCCGCAAAACCACCGGAAGCGCAGCTCCGGCACCCGCGCCGCCGCCAACTCCAGCGGCATTGCGTCGCCGTTCTCGGCGCAGCACGTGCCCCCGTTGACCATCGTTGACCCGTCGAAATTCACGGTGGACTTATCCTACCCCCCCGGCGGCGCCCCGATCGCCAGCCCCAGCCCCAGCCCCGGCGTGGGCATCGCCATCGCGTCCGGCAGCCAGCAGCAGTTGGTGCTTTCAGGCGGGAGAGAGGATTTGGGAGCTCTGGCAATGCTGGAAGACAGCGTGAAGCGGCTGAAGAGCCCGAAATCATGGGCCGGGCCGACCCTGAACAAAGCCCAAGCGGAGTCGGCGTTGGATCTCCTGGCCGACTGGGTGTACGACTGCTGCGGCTCCGTGGCGCTGTCCAGCCTGGACCACCCCAAATTCAAGGCCTTCCTCAACCAAGTGGGCCTCCCCGCCGTCTCAAGAAGAGACCTCACCGGCTCCAGACTGGACGCCAAATACAACGACGCCAAAGCGGAATCGGAGGCCAAAATCCGCGACGCCATGTTCTTCCAGATTGCCGCATACGGCTGGAAGTCCAAGGAAGCCGACGACAGTCTGGTGCATTTGGCCGTCAATCTCCCCAACGGCACCAACGTCTTCCGCAAGGCCGTCTTCACCACCAATCCCGACCACGCCGAGGAGATTCTGTGGGACACCATTGTCGACATTTGCGGGAGCGCCGTGCACCAGTGTGTGGGTATAGTCTCCGACAAGCGCCTCACCAATTTGGAGGATCAGCACCGCTGGATGGTTAACATCACCTGTCAATATCAAGGCTTCAACGCCTTGATCAAGGATTTCGGGAGGGACCTTCCCCTCTTCAGGAACGCTGCCGATAATTGCCTCAAACTCGCCTCCTTCATCAACAACAACTCCCAAATCCGCCACACTTTCCACAAATACCAGCTGCAGGAATACGGCCACGCCGCCCTGCTCAGAGTGCCTCTCCGAGGCCATGAAACCTCCGATTTCGCCTTGATAGAGGACTTGCTCAGCTCCGCCGGCGCTCTGCAGCTTGTCTTTTCAGATGAATCGTACAAGATGGCGCTCATGGATGAGCCGGCGGCCAGGGAGATGGAAGAAATGAGGAGGAATCCACACTTTTGGAACGAGCTCGAGGCAGTGCATTCGTTACTCAAGCTGATCAGATCAATGGCACAAGAGATTGAAGCAGAGAAGCCGAGAATCGGGCAGTGCCTGCCTCTCTGGGAGGAGCTCCGCGTGAAGGTGAAGGAATGGTGCTCGAAATTCCACGTTGCTCAAGCTCCCATGGTGGAGAAGATCGTGGAGAAGAGGTTCAAGAAAAACTACCATCCATCTTGGGCTGCAGCCTTCATACTGGACCCCCTCTACTTGATCAGAGACGCCACCGGAAAATACCTGCCGCCCTTCAAATGCTTGACGAGCGAGCAGGAGAAGGACGTGGACAAGCTGATAACCCGGCTGGTGTCTCGGGAGGAAGCTCACATTGCTCTAATGGAGCTCATGAAGTGGAGGACTCAAGGGCTGGATCCAGTGTACGCGCAGGCGGTGCAGCTGAAGCAGAGGGACCCCAGCTCCGGGAAGATGAGGATCGCCAACCCGCAGAGCAGCAGGCTCGTGTGGGAGACGTACCTCAGCGAGTTCAAGTCGCTGGGGAAGGTCGCCGTCAGGCTCATCTTCCTGCACGCCACCTCCTGCGGCTTCAGGCGCAGCTGGCCCGCCATCAGGTGGGCCCGCCCCCACCACCCGCAGTCCAGGGATAGGCTGCAGAAGATGATCTTCATCGCTGCTCATTCCAAAACAGAGAGGCGGGACTTTTCTTCCTCCAATGATGATGACAAGGATGGAGAGGAGCTTTTCGCCTTGGAAAATGGTGAGGATGATGTGCTCAATGAGGTTTTTGTTGATACTTCCTCTGT GAGCATTTGA
- the LOC131025848 gene encoding uncharacterized protein LOC131025848 isoform X3 codes for MAASNAGGVTGTTTVESSGVSSDELAAKVAHKRFEGLVMVRTKAIKGKGAWYWAHLEPILVHNSDTGLPKAVKLRCSLCDAVFSASNPSRTASEHLKRGTCPNFASTPKPISSVPSSPSLSVATASVSPPPQNHRKRSSGTRAAANSSGIASPFSAQHVPPLTIVDPSKFTVDLSYPPGGAPIASPSPSPGVGIAIASGSQQQLVLSGGREDLGALAMLEDSVKRLKSPKSWAGPTLNKAQAESALDLLADWVYDCCGSVALSSLDHPKFKAFLNQVGLPAVSRRDLTGSRLDAKYNDAKAESEAKIRDAMFFQIAAYGWKSKEADDSLVHLAVNLPNGTNVFRKAVFTTNPDHAEEILWDTIVDICGSAVHQCVGIVSDKRLTNLEDQHRWMVNITCQYQGFNALIKDFGRDLPLFRNAADNCLKLASFINNNSQIRHTFHKYQLQEYGHAALLRVPLRGHETSDFALIEDLLSSAGALQLVFSDESYKMALMDEPAAREMEEMRRNPHFWNELEAVHSLLKLIRSMAQEIEAEKPRIGQCLPLWEELRVKVKEWCSKFHVAQAPMVEKIVEKRFKKNYHPSWAAAFILDPLYLIRDATGKYLPPFKCLTSEQEKDVDKLITRLVSREEAHIALMELMKWRTQGLDPVYAQAVQLKQRDPSSGKMRIANPQSSRLVWETYLSEFKSLGKVAVRLIFLHATSCGFRRSWPAIRWARPHHPQSRDRLQKMIFIAAHSKTERRDFSSSNDDDKDGEELFALENGAFDPYMVRPP; via the exons ATGGCGGCGAGCAACGCCGGCGGCGTGACGGGCACGACGACGGTGGAGTCGAGCGGGGTGTCCTCGGACGAGCTCGCGGCGAAGGTGGCCCACAAGAGGTTCGAAGGGCTGGTGATGGTACGGACGAAGGCGATTAAGGGGAAAGGCGCGTGGTACTGGGCCCACCTGGAGCCGATTCTCGTCCACAACTCCGACACCGGCCTCCCCAAGGCCGTCAAGCTCCGCTGCTCCCTCTGCGACGCCGTCTTCTCCGCCTCCAACCCTTCCCGCACCGCCTCCGAGCACCTCAAGCGCGGCACCTGCCCCAATTTCGCCTCCACCCCCAAGCCCATCTCGTCCGTGCCCTCCTCCCCGTCCCTCTCGGTCGCCACCGCCAGCGTCTCCCCGCCGCCGCAAAACCACCGGAAGCGCAGCTCCGGCACCCGCGCCGCCGCCAACTCCAGCGGCATTGCGTCGCCGTTCTCGGCGCAGCACGTGCCCCCGTTGACCATCGTTGACCCGTCGAAATTCACGGTGGACTTATCCTACCCCCCCGGCGGCGCCCCGATCGCCAGCCCCAGCCCCAGCCCCGGCGTGGGCATCGCCATCGCGTCCGGCAGCCAGCAGCAGTTGGTGCTTTCAGGCGGGAGAGAGGATTTGGGAGCTCTGGCAATGCTGGAAGACAGCGTGAAGCGGCTGAAGAGCCCGAAATCATGGGCCGGGCCGACCCTGAACAAAGCCCAAGCGGAGTCGGCGTTGGATCTCCTGGCCGACTGGGTGTACGACTGCTGCGGCTCCGTGGCGCTGTCCAGCCTGGACCACCCCAAATTCAAGGCCTTCCTCAACCAAGTGGGCCTCCCCGCCGTCTCAAGAAGAGACCTCACCGGCTCCAGACTGGACGCCAAATACAACGACGCCAAAGCGGAATCGGAGGCCAAAATCCGCGACGCCATGTTCTTCCAGATTGCCGCATACGGCTGGAAGTCCAAGGAAGCCGACGACAGTCTGGTGCATTTGGCCGTCAATCTCCCCAACGGCACCAACGTCTTCCGCAAGGCCGTCTTCACCACCAATCCCGACCACGCCGAGGAGATTCTGTGGGACACCATTGTCGACATTTGCGGGAGCGCCGTGCACCAGTGTGTGGGTATAGTCTCCGACAAGCGCCTCACCAATTTGGAGGATCAGCACCGCTGGATGGTTAACATCACCTGTCAATATCAAGGCTTCAACGCCTTGATCAAGGATTTCGGGAGGGACCTTCCCCTCTTCAGGAACGCTGCCGATAATTGCCTCAAACTCGCCTCCTTCATCAACAACAACTCCCAAATCCGCCACACTTTCCACAAATACCAGCTGCAGGAATACGGCCACGCCGCCCTGCTCAGAGTGCCTCTCCGAGGCCATGAAACCTCCGATTTCGCCTTGATAGAGGACTTGCTCAGCTCCGCCGGCGCTCTGCAGCTTGTCTTTTCAGATGAATCGTACAAGATGGCGCTCATGGATGAGCCGGCGGCCAGGGAGATGGAAGAAATGAGGAGGAATCCACACTTTTGGAACGAGCTCGAGGCAGTGCATTCGTTACTCAAGCTGATCAGATCAATGGCACAAGAGATTGAAGCAGAGAAGCCGAGAATCGGGCAGTGCCTGCCTCTCTGGGAGGAGCTCCGCGTGAAGGTGAAGGAATGGTGCTCGAAATTCCACGTTGCTCAAGCTCCCATGGTGGAGAAGATCGTGGAGAAGAGGTTCAAGAAAAACTACCATCCATCTTGGGCTGCAGCCTTCATACTGGACCCCCTCTACTTGATCAGAGACGCCACCGGAAAATACCTGCCGCCCTTCAAATGCTTGACGAGCGAGCAGGAGAAGGACGTGGACAAGCTGATAACCCGGCTGGTGTCTCGGGAGGAAGCTCACATTGCTCTAATGGAGCTCATGAAGTGGAGGACTCAAGGGCTGGATCCAGTGTACGCGCAGGCGGTGCAGCTGAAGCAGAGGGACCCCAGCTCCGGGAAGATGAGGATCGCCAACCCGCAGAGCAGCAGGCTCGTGTGGGAGACGTACCTCAGCGAGTTCAAGTCGCTGGGGAAGGTCGCCGTCAGGCTCATCTTCCTGCACGCCACCTCCTGCGGCTTCAGGCGCAGCTGGCCCGCCATCAGGTGGGCCCGCCCCCACCACCCGCAGTCCAGGGATAGGCTGCAGAAGATGATCTTCATCGCTGCTCATTCCAAAACAGAGAGGCGGGACTTTTCTTCCTCCAATGATGATGACAAGGATGGAGAGGAGCTTTTCGCCTTGGAAAATG GAGCATTTGATCCTTACATGGTGAGACCTCCATGA
- the LOC131025836 gene encoding IRK-interacting protein translates to MKSMATSSSSSSKTSLSPHHPPHFTPIEEGNEEEEFSQGRMSFRATPASDYTEKRDSDYTHFPTPLNSEKSRRSSKTAKKRQEKEEASGVSCNKCRPSNRERFSVVPLESNNGGRLSMASPNGIFKSILASLALKRSPKSSGSAASSSSREEHWKIVVAELSNKLIQASRRRDEAVLEASKLKYSMAELEKKLNKLEIYCHNLKSELETCTTSHQKQQHKSPSRIMNYQLIKVGDQSKVIEHFLVSVSETRSSVRFLARALGLQLRQMGPKVYDRIAMLLQPYDIKISISRNPRALVFYLEALLNLAFFEDFESAGFHKSGPSPILNPIDRCESNFAMFSRLQELTWEEVLNKGTRHFSEDFSKFCDRKMSDIVALLGWNRAWPEPLLQAFFGASKTVWLVHLLANSLHPGLPIFRVDKGVGFDPVYMEDMGGDKAKKLIPTMVRIMVTPGFYVFDNVVKCKVLCRYYNNNNNDNKISVSHIYDTGCTPSPS, encoded by the exons ATGAAATCCATGgcgacttcttcttcttcctcatccaAAACCTCCCTCTCCCCGCACCACCCTCCCCACTTCACTCCG ATTGAAGAGGGGAACGAGGAGGAAGAATTCTCGCAGGGGAGGATGAGTTTCAGAGCAACTCCGGCGAGCGACTACACGGAGAAGAGAGACAGCGATTACACGCACTTTCCGACGCCGCTGAATTCCGAGAAGAGCCGGCGGAGCAGCAAGACGGCGAAGAAGCGGCAGGAAAAGGAGGAGGCGAGCGGCGTGTCGTGCAATAAGTGCAGGCCTAGCAATAGGGAGAGGTTCTCGGTtgttccgttggagagcaataaTGGCGGCAGGCTTTCAATGGCCAGCCCCAACGGCATTTTCAAGTCGATTCTAGCCTCTCTCGCGCTCAAGAGGAGCCCGAAGTCGTCGGGGTCCGCCGCCTCGTCGTCGTCGCGGGAGGAGCACTGGAAGATCGTGGTGGCGGAGCTCTCCAACAAGCTGATCCAGGCGAGCCGGCGCCGCGACGAGGCCGTTCTCGAAGCTTCGAAGCTCAAGTACTCCATGGCCGAGCTGGAGAAGAAGCTCAACAAGCTCGAAATCTACTGCCACAACTTGAAATCCGAGCTCGAAACCTGCACCACCAGTCATCAAAAACAGCAGCATAAATCGCCATCGCGCATCATGAATTACCAGCTCATCAAAGTTGGCGATCAGTCGAAGGTGATCGAGCATTTCCTGGTCTCGGTGTCGGAGACGCGGTCTTCAGTTCGGTTCCTGGCCCGGGCCCTGGGCCTTCAGCTCCGGCAGATGGGCCCGAAAGTCTACGACCGGATCGCGATGCTTCTGCAGCCTTACGACATCAAGATTTCCATCTCGCGGAACCCTCGGGCCCTCGTCTTCTACCTCGAGGCTCTGCTCAACCTAGCATTCTTCGAGGATTTCGAGTCCGCGGGCTTCCACAAGAGCGGGCCGAGCCCGATTCTGAACCCGATCGACCGCTGCGAGTCCAACTTCGCCATGTTCAGCAGGCTGCAGGAGCTCACGTGGGAGGAGGTCCTCAACAAAGGGACCAGGCATTTCAGTGAGGATTTCAGCAAGTTCTGTGACAGGAAAATGAGTGACATTGTGGCTCTATTGGGCTGGAATCGGGCCTGGCCCGAACCCCTCCTGCAGGCCTTCTTCGGGGCCTCCAAGACCGTCTGGCTGGTGCACCTCTTGGCTAACTCGTTGCACCCGGGCCTGCCCATTTTCCGGGTCGATAAGGGGGTTGGGTTCGACCCGGTTTACATGGAGGATATGGGTGGAGACAAGGCTAAAAAGCTCATCCCCACCATGGTTCGGATCATGGTCACTCCCGGTTTCTATGTCTTCGATAACGTGGTTAAGTGCAAGGTGCTTTGTAGGTAttataacaacaacaacaacgacAACAAGATTAGTGTTAGCCATATCTACGATACGGGCTGCACCCCGTCCCCCTCGTAG
- the LOC131025848 gene encoding uncharacterized protein LOC131025848 isoform X2 has product MAASNAGGVTGTTTVESSGVSSDELAAKVAHKRFEGLVMVRTKAIKGKGAWYWAHLEPILVHNSDTGLPKAVKLRCSLCDAVFSASNPSRTASEHLKRGTCPNFASTPKPISSVPSSPSLSVATASVSPPPQNHRKRSSGTRAAANSSGIASPFSAQHVPPLTIVDPSKFTVDLSYPPGGAPIASPSPSPGVGIAIASGSQQQLVLSGGREDLGALAMLEDSVKRLKSPKSWAGPTLNKAQAESALDLLADWVYDCCGSVALSSLDHPKFKAFLNQVGLPAVSRRDLTGSRLDAKYNDAKAESEAKIRDAMFFQIAAYGWKSKEADDSLVHLAVNLPNGTNVFRKAVFTTNPDHAEEILWDTIVDICGSAVHQCVGIVSDKRLTNLEDQHRWMVNITCQYQGFNALIKDFGRDLPLFRNAADNCLKLASFINNNSQIRHTFHKYQLQEYGHAALLRVPLRGHETSDFALIEDLLSSAGALQLVFSDESYKMALMDEPAAREMEEMRRNPHFWNELEAVHSLLKLIRSMAQEIEAEKPRIGQCLPLWEELRVKVKEWCSKFHVAQAPMVEKIVEKRFKKNYHPSWAAAFILDPLYLIRDATGKYLPPFKCLTSEQEKDVDKLITRLVSREEAHIALMELMKWRTQGLDPVYAQAVQLKQRDPSSGKMRIANPQSSRLVWETYLSEFKSLGKVAVRLIFLHATSCGFRRSWPAIRWARPHHPQSRDRLQKMIFIAAHSKTERRDFSSSNDDDKDGEELFALENGEDDVLNEVFVDTSSV; this is encoded by the coding sequence ATGGCGGCGAGCAACGCCGGCGGCGTGACGGGCACGACGACGGTGGAGTCGAGCGGGGTGTCCTCGGACGAGCTCGCGGCGAAGGTGGCCCACAAGAGGTTCGAAGGGCTGGTGATGGTACGGACGAAGGCGATTAAGGGGAAAGGCGCGTGGTACTGGGCCCACCTGGAGCCGATTCTCGTCCACAACTCCGACACCGGCCTCCCCAAGGCCGTCAAGCTCCGCTGCTCCCTCTGCGACGCCGTCTTCTCCGCCTCCAACCCTTCCCGCACCGCCTCCGAGCACCTCAAGCGCGGCACCTGCCCCAATTTCGCCTCCACCCCCAAGCCCATCTCGTCCGTGCCCTCCTCCCCGTCCCTCTCGGTCGCCACCGCCAGCGTCTCCCCGCCGCCGCAAAACCACCGGAAGCGCAGCTCCGGCACCCGCGCCGCCGCCAACTCCAGCGGCATTGCGTCGCCGTTCTCGGCGCAGCACGTGCCCCCGTTGACCATCGTTGACCCGTCGAAATTCACGGTGGACTTATCCTACCCCCCCGGCGGCGCCCCGATCGCCAGCCCCAGCCCCAGCCCCGGCGTGGGCATCGCCATCGCGTCCGGCAGCCAGCAGCAGTTGGTGCTTTCAGGCGGGAGAGAGGATTTGGGAGCTCTGGCAATGCTGGAAGACAGCGTGAAGCGGCTGAAGAGCCCGAAATCATGGGCCGGGCCGACCCTGAACAAAGCCCAAGCGGAGTCGGCGTTGGATCTCCTGGCCGACTGGGTGTACGACTGCTGCGGCTCCGTGGCGCTGTCCAGCCTGGACCACCCCAAATTCAAGGCCTTCCTCAACCAAGTGGGCCTCCCCGCCGTCTCAAGAAGAGACCTCACCGGCTCCAGACTGGACGCCAAATACAACGACGCCAAAGCGGAATCGGAGGCCAAAATCCGCGACGCCATGTTCTTCCAGATTGCCGCATACGGCTGGAAGTCCAAGGAAGCCGACGACAGTCTGGTGCATTTGGCCGTCAATCTCCCCAACGGCACCAACGTCTTCCGCAAGGCCGTCTTCACCACCAATCCCGACCACGCCGAGGAGATTCTGTGGGACACCATTGTCGACATTTGCGGGAGCGCCGTGCACCAGTGTGTGGGTATAGTCTCCGACAAGCGCCTCACCAATTTGGAGGATCAGCACCGCTGGATGGTTAACATCACCTGTCAATATCAAGGCTTCAACGCCTTGATCAAGGATTTCGGGAGGGACCTTCCCCTCTTCAGGAACGCTGCCGATAATTGCCTCAAACTCGCCTCCTTCATCAACAACAACTCCCAAATCCGCCACACTTTCCACAAATACCAGCTGCAGGAATACGGCCACGCCGCCCTGCTCAGAGTGCCTCTCCGAGGCCATGAAACCTCCGATTTCGCCTTGATAGAGGACTTGCTCAGCTCCGCCGGCGCTCTGCAGCTTGTCTTTTCAGATGAATCGTACAAGATGGCGCTCATGGATGAGCCGGCGGCCAGGGAGATGGAAGAAATGAGGAGGAATCCACACTTTTGGAACGAGCTCGAGGCAGTGCATTCGTTACTCAAGCTGATCAGATCAATGGCACAAGAGATTGAAGCAGAGAAGCCGAGAATCGGGCAGTGCCTGCCTCTCTGGGAGGAGCTCCGCGTGAAGGTGAAGGAATGGTGCTCGAAATTCCACGTTGCTCAAGCTCCCATGGTGGAGAAGATCGTGGAGAAGAGGTTCAAGAAAAACTACCATCCATCTTGGGCTGCAGCCTTCATACTGGACCCCCTCTACTTGATCAGAGACGCCACCGGAAAATACCTGCCGCCCTTCAAATGCTTGACGAGCGAGCAGGAGAAGGACGTGGACAAGCTGATAACCCGGCTGGTGTCTCGGGAGGAAGCTCACATTGCTCTAATGGAGCTCATGAAGTGGAGGACTCAAGGGCTGGATCCAGTGTACGCGCAGGCGGTGCAGCTGAAGCAGAGGGACCCCAGCTCCGGGAAGATGAGGATCGCCAACCCGCAGAGCAGCAGGCTCGTGTGGGAGACGTACCTCAGCGAGTTCAAGTCGCTGGGGAAGGTCGCCGTCAGGCTCATCTTCCTGCACGCCACCTCCTGCGGCTTCAGGCGCAGCTGGCCCGCCATCAGGTGGGCCCGCCCCCACCACCCGCAGTCCAGGGATAGGCTGCAGAAGATGATCTTCATCGCTGCTCATTCCAAAACAGAGAGGCGGGACTTTTCTTCCTCCAATGATGATGACAAGGATGGAGAGGAGCTTTTCGCCTTGGAAAATGGTGAGGATGATGTGCTCAATGAGGTTTTTGTTGATACTTCCTCTGTGTAA
- the LOC131025842 gene encoding deoxyribodipyrimidine photo-lyase, with protein MSSLIPPVQPGRIRVLKQGSDPNQAGPVVYWMFRDQRLRDNWALIHAVHQANLLEVPLAIAFNLFRHFKGAKARQLGFMLRGLEKLHSDLRSTLHVPFFLFQGEAVDTIPKFLKETGASLLVTDFSPLREVRQWKEEICKRVTESVSIHEVDAHNVVPIWVASDKLEYAARTLRGKINKKLPEYLIDFPEVTSPIKRWDFSSNSIEWEDLIASVLRQGAEVPELEWCEPGEKAAMEVLMGDKSGFLKARLKNYSSDRNNPLKPKALSGLSPYLHFGQISAQRCALEAEKVRKLYTKAVDVFLEELIVRRELADNFCFYQPHYDSLEGAWEWARKTLMDHASDKREHTYTREQLEKAQTADPLWNASQLEMVHYGKMHGFMRMYWAKKILEWTSGPEEALATSIYLNDKYQIDGRDPNGYVGCMWSICGVHDQGWQERPVFGKIRYMNYAGCKRKFDVEGYIAYIKRVVGECKKRKAEALLNNKAKQLHT; from the exons ATGTCTTCCTTGATTCCACCCGTCCAGCCTGGCAGGATCCGGGTCCTCAAGCAAGGGTCCGACCCGAACCAGGCGGGGCCGGTGGTGTACTGGATGTTCAGGGATCAACGGCTGCGGGACAACTGGGCTCTGATCCACGCCGTCCATCAAGCCAACCTGCTCGAGGTGCCCCTCGCCATCGCTTTCAACCTCTTCCGTCACTTCAAGGGCGCCAAAGCTCGTCAATTAGGGTTTATGCTCAGAGGCCTCGAGAAATTGCATTCGGATCTCCGCTCCACGCTCCACGTCCCCTTTTTCTTGTTCCAG GGAGAAGCTGTTGACACCATTCCCAAATTTCTGAAAGAAACTGGGGCTTCGCTTTTGGTGACAGACTTCTCACCGTTGAGGGAGGTTAGGCAATGGAAAGAGGAAATCTGCAAGAGGGTAACGGAATCAGTTTCTATTCATGAAGTTGACGCGCACAATGTGGTGCCTATTTGGGTGGCGTCGGACAAATTGGAATATGCTGCTAGAACTTTAAGgggaaagataaataaaaagcTTCCTGAATATCTAATTGATTTTCCTGAAGTCACAAGTCCAATAAAAAGATGGGATTTCTCAAGTAATTCTATTGAATGGGAGGACCTCATTGCTAGTGTTCTAAG ACAAGGTGCAGAAGTTCCTGAACTTGAATGGTGTGAGCCAGGTGAAAAGGCAGCAATGGAAGTACTAATGGGTGACAAAAGTGGGTTCTTGAAAGCaagattgaagaattattcttcAGACAGAAATAATCCACTGAAACCCAAAGCACTATCCGGCCTCTCTCCTTATTTGCATTTTGGGCAGATATCAGCTCAGAGATGTGCCTTGGAGGCAGAAAAAGTGCGGAAACTATACACCAAG GCAGTTGATGTGTTTTTGGAAGAATTGATTGTCCGCAGAGAACTTGCTGATAACTTCTGCTTCTACCAACCACATTATGATTCACTAGAAGGTGCTTGGGAGTGGGCTCGCAAGACTTTGATGGACCATGCCTCTGATAAACGTGAACATACATACAC GAGAGAGCAGTTGGAGAAAGCACAAACAGCTGATCCA cttTGGAATGCTTCTCAGTTAGAAATGGTTCATTATGGAAAGATGCATGGTTTTATGAG GATGTACTGGGCCAAAAAGATTCTTGAATGGACTAGTGGACCAGAAGAAGCACTTGCAACATCAATATACTTGAATGATAAG TATCAAATAGACGGCAGGGATCCAAATGGATACGTCGGGTGCATGTGGTCAATATGTGGAGTGCATGACCAG GGGTGGCAAGAGCGACCAGTTTTTGGAAAAATTCGGTACATGAACTATGCTGGCTGCAAGAGAAAATTTGATGTTGAAGGCTACATTGCATATATAAAGAGGGTAGTCGGCGAATGCAAGAAAAGGAAAGCAGAAGCTCTCCTCAACAACAAAGCAAAACAACTGCACACCTAA